ACGACGATAAAATCTATAACACTAAACTTATATTTGAATTTTTGGAACTGCCCTTTAATTAAAAACCGAAACCAAATAATTTGAATTGGTATTTGTAAAATACATTCCAAAATTCCACCCAATAAAAATAAATTACTTTGTGGAACTACTGAAATATAAACTAATCCAAATTTATAAGCAAGCAAGCTTGATATCGAAAAACCCATCCCGCCCCCGATAAACCAAAAAGGAATTCGTGTAAAAAAAGCCCAAAATGAGAACGGATTAGCCATCATCTTCGAGATCGTAGCATACCATAACCTTTCCGTAGCCCAGCCAAAGAAAAATAAACTACTCGAAATTAAGAAAATCCCAAGAAAATAATGTTGGTCGATTATTTTATTAAATATGAATGATACAGCCAAAACGAGTAATGTTAAACCTAAACTATAAACAAAATTAATTATCGTCCCCCAGAATGGCTTTTGAAACCGGTTTTGTAATAAATATTTTACTAAAATTCTTCCTTCTACCATGATTTATTTTTTAATTTATCGTTGAGTAACTGATAAAATATGGCTAACGTCGCCCGCTCCTTCGCGAACTAAAATTGGATGTTCAGTTGTGAAATCGAGAACGGTTGAAGGTCCGGAAATATTATTACCGCCATCCAATATTAAATCAACTTTTTTGCTGAATAATTTTATAATAATTTCTGGATTGTTAATAACTTCACCGATGTCGTCCGTTACGCTGGCACTTAAAATAGGATGACCTAATTCTTTTACGAGCAATTGTGAGACAGTATTATTCGGGACACGAATTCCAACAGTCTTCCGTTTTGAAATTAAACTTTTCGGCAGTTGTTTTAAACGGCTGGCAGGCAGGATGAATGTAAACGGACCGGGAATTAATTGTTTCATAATTCTGTACGCTTGATTTGATACAAGTGCATATTCGCTGATGTGGCTTAGGTCAGAACAAACAAAACTGAATGGTTTCGATCTATTCTGATTCTTAATCTGATAAATTCTCTCGATTGCTTTTTTACTAAACACACTACACCCTATTCCATACACTGTATCGGTCGGATATATTATCACCCCATCGTTTTGTAAAACTTCTACCGCACGTTTGATATGGCGTCCTTGTGGTGTTACATTATGTACTTTCAATTCCATATTTTTGTCTCTTCC
The sequence above is a segment of the Bacteroidota bacterium genome. Coding sequences within it:
- a CDS encoding L-threonylcarbamoyladenylate synthase, whose protein sequence is MELKVHNVTPQGRHIKRAVEVLQNDGVIIYPTDTVYGIGCSVFSKKAIERIYQIKNQNRSKPFSFVCSDLSHISEYALVSNQAYRIMKQLIPGPFTFILPASRLKQLPKSLISKRKTVGIRVPNNTVSQLLVKELGHPILSASVTDDIGEVINNPEIIIKLFSKKVDLILDGGNNISGPSTVLDFTTEHPILVREGAGDVSHILSVTQR